In Malus sylvestris chromosome 16, drMalSylv7.2, whole genome shotgun sequence, the following are encoded in one genomic region:
- the LOC126608636 gene encoding autophagy-related protein 8i-like isoform X2 — protein MGKIQSFKQEFSFDERLEESKSIIAKYPDRVPVIIERYSRTDLPEMEKKKFLVPRDMSVGQFIHILSSRLHLTPGKALFVFVKNTLPQTASRLDSIYETYKEDDGFLYMCYSSEKTFG, from the exons ATGGGGAAGATCCAATCTTTCAAGCAGGAGTTCTCATTCG aTGAACGACTTGAAGAATCGAAAAGTATAATTGCAAAATACCCAGATCGAGTTCcg GTGATCATTGAAAGATATTCCAGGACAGACCTGCctgaaatggaaaagaaaaa ATTCCTGGTTCCTAGAGATATGTCTGTCGGGCAGTTTATCCATATCTTAAGCAGCAGGCTTCACTTGACCCCGGGGAAagctctttttgtttttgtgaagaACACTTTACCTCAAACAG CCAGTCGCTTGGATTCCATCTATGAAACTTACAAGGAGGATGACGGTTTCCTGTATATGTGTTACAGCAGCGAGAAAACCTTTGGCTAA